One window of Nicotiana tomentosiformis chromosome 11, ASM39032v3, whole genome shotgun sequence genomic DNA carries:
- the LOC138901154 gene encoding uncharacterized protein has protein sequence MATNGVDFVLFQMTRSAKRWWNNFVLTRPAGLPAFTWDQFSQIFLEKFLPVTLREYYCKQFERLQQGSTISVCNRDALVLFDSGSTYSYVSSYFALYLVVPRDSLSAPVYVSTLMGDAIVADRVYRSCVVIIGSLATSEDLLLLDMVDFDVILGMDWLSPYHVILDCHVKTVTLALPGLPRLE, from the exons ATGGCGAcaaatggggtcgattttgtttTGTTCCAGATGACAAggtccgccaagagatggtggaataATTTTGTGTTAACTAGACCAGCTGGGTTGCCTGCttttacttgggaccagttctctcagatatttcttgagaagttccttcctGTTACACTGAGAGAGTACTATTGcaagcagtttgagcgtctccagcagggca gtactatttcagtttgcaatagagatgctttagttctgtttgattcgggatctacttactcctatgtgtcatcttatttcgctttatatttggttgtacctcgtgattctttgagtgcccctgtatatgtgtccacacttATGGGGGATGCTATTGTTGCAGACcgtgtttatcgctcgtgtgtaGTTATAATCGGGAGTCTTGCGACTAGTGAGGACCTTTtgcttcttgatatggtagactttgatgtcatattgggtatggattggctgtcaccttatcacgttatattggattgtcacgtgAAGACGGTGActttagccttgccggggttgcctcgattagagtga